In Rhodococcus rhodochrous, a single genomic region encodes these proteins:
- the fusA gene encoding elongation factor G translates to MAQEVLTDLNKVRNIGIMAHIDAGKTTTTERILFYTGVNYKIGETHDGASTTDWMEQEKERGITITSAAVTCFWNKNQINIIDTPGHVDFTVEVERSLRVLDGAVAVFDGKEGVEPQSEQVWRQAAKYDVPRICFVNKMDKMGADFYFTVQTIIDRLGAKPLVLQLPIGAEDAFDGVVDLVEMKALTWRGTTDIGTEATVEEIPADLADKAAEYREKLLETVAESDEELMEKYFGGEELTVAEIKAAIRKMTVNSELYPVLCGSAFKNKGIQPMLDAVIDYLPNPLDIGDVIGHQVGNEEEELRRKPSKEEPFSALAFKIAAHPFFGKLTFVRVYSGRIDSGTQVLNSTKGKKERVGKLFQMHANKENPVDEAVAGHIYAMIGLKDTTTGDTLCAQDAPIVLESMTFPDPVIQVSIEPKSKADQEKLSTAIQKLAEEDPTFSVELDDETGQTVIGGMGELHLDILVDRMKREFKVEANVGKPQVAYRETITKPVEKLEFTHKKQTGGSGQFAKVIIGLSPFVGEDGATYEFENKVTGGRIPREYIPSVDAGAQDAMQYGVLAGYPLVNLKVTLIDGAYHDVDSSEMAFKIAGSQALKEAARKAAPVILEPLMAVEVTTPEDYMGEVIGDLNSRRGQIQAMEERSGARVVKALVPLSEMFGYIGDLRSKTQGRANFSMVFDSYAEVPSNVAKEIIAKATGE, encoded by the coding sequence GTGGCACAGGAAGTGCTGACCGACCTGAACAAGGTCCGCAACATCGGCATCATGGCGCACATCGATGCCGGCAAGACCACCACCACCGAGCGCATCCTCTTCTACACCGGTGTCAACTACAAGATCGGTGAGACGCACGACGGTGCCTCGACCACCGACTGGATGGAGCAGGAGAAGGAGCGTGGTATCACCATCACCTCCGCTGCTGTGACCTGTTTCTGGAACAAGAACCAGATCAACATCATCGACACCCCCGGCCACGTCGACTTCACGGTCGAGGTCGAGCGGTCGCTGCGCGTCCTCGACGGCGCAGTCGCCGTGTTCGACGGCAAGGAGGGCGTCGAGCCCCAGTCCGAGCAGGTCTGGCGCCAGGCTGCCAAGTACGACGTTCCGCGCATCTGCTTCGTCAACAAGATGGACAAGATGGGCGCGGACTTCTACTTCACCGTGCAGACGATCATCGATCGCCTGGGCGCGAAGCCGCTGGTCCTCCAGCTCCCCATCGGTGCCGAGGATGCCTTCGACGGCGTCGTCGACCTCGTCGAGATGAAGGCGCTCACCTGGCGTGGCACCACCGACATCGGCACCGAGGCCACGGTCGAGGAGATCCCGGCCGACCTCGCCGACAAGGCTGCCGAGTACCGCGAGAAGCTGCTCGAGACGGTCGCCGAGTCCGACGAAGAGCTCATGGAGAAGTACTTCGGCGGCGAGGAACTCACCGTCGCCGAGATCAAGGCGGCCATCCGCAAGATGACCGTCAACTCCGAGCTCTACCCGGTGCTGTGCGGCTCCGCTTTCAAGAACAAGGGCATCCAGCCCATGCTCGACGCGGTCATCGACTACCTGCCGAACCCGCTCGACATCGGCGACGTCATCGGCCATCAGGTCGGTAACGAAGAAGAGGAACTGCGTCGTAAGCCCTCGAAGGAGGAGCCCTTCTCGGCTCTCGCCTTCAAGATCGCTGCGCACCCCTTCTTCGGCAAGCTGACCTTCGTCCGCGTGTACTCCGGCCGGATCGACTCGGGCACCCAGGTGCTCAACTCGACCAAGGGCAAGAAGGAGCGCGTCGGCAAGCTGTTCCAGATGCACGCCAACAAGGAGAACCCGGTCGACGAGGCGGTCGCGGGCCACATCTACGCGATGATCGGCCTGAAGGACACCACGACCGGCGACACCCTGTGCGCGCAGGACGCCCCGATCGTCCTCGAGTCGATGACCTTCCCGGACCCGGTCATCCAGGTCTCCATCGAGCCGAAGTCGAAGGCCGACCAGGAGAAGCTGTCGACGGCCATCCAGAAGCTCGCCGAAGAGGACCCGACCTTCTCGGTCGAGCTCGACGACGAGACCGGCCAGACCGTCATCGGCGGTATGGGCGAGCTCCACCTCGACATCCTCGTCGACCGCATGAAGCGCGAGTTCAAGGTCGAGGCCAACGTCGGCAAGCCGCAGGTCGCGTACCGCGAGACGATCACCAAGCCGGTCGAGAAGCTCGAGTTCACGCACAAGAAGCAGACCGGTGGCTCGGGCCAGTTCGCAAAGGTCATCATCGGCCTCTCGCCGTTCGTCGGCGAGGACGGCGCGACCTACGAGTTCGAGAACAAGGTCACCGGCGGTCGCATCCCGCGCGAGTACATCCCGTCGGTCGACGCGGGTGCTCAGGACGCCATGCAGTACGGCGTGCTCGCCGGCTACCCGCTGGTGAACCTGAAGGTCACCCTCATCGACGGTGCGTACCACGACGTCGACTCGTCCGAAATGGCGTTCAAGATCGCCGGCTCGCAGGCACTGAAGGAAGCGGCCCGCAAGGCCGCCCCGGTGATCCTCGAGCCCCTCATGGCGGTCGAGGTCACCACGCCCGAGGACTACATGGGTGAAGTGATCGGCGACCTGAACTCCCGCCGTGGCCAGATCCAGGCCATGGAGGAACGCAGTGGTGCCCGTGTCGTGAAGGCGCTGGTTCCGCTCTCGGAGATGTTCGGTTACATCGGCGATCTGCGGTCGAAGACCCAGGGTCGTGCGAACTTCTCCATGGTGTTCGATTCCTACGCAGAGGTTCCCTCGAACGTCGCGAAGGAAATCATCGCCAAGGCGACCGGCGAGTAA
- a CDS encoding DUF3558 domain-containing protein, whose amino-acid sequence MPLPRIGRTAAAVATVGLMGLGAAACGNSDDAEQAETAPTASVTDPGPLFDECGAMSDDEVAAAFGLGTFTTVTRNSVGCEWEIYVGGPSVSFSWYRGSPIGRERAGSDLIGRPAADVEIGGRSGFMGSYQNELGQTTLCEIGVDFGGDFVHWSVSYSNLTPVADACMVARGLAATSVERVQK is encoded by the coding sequence ATGCCTCTCCCGCGCATCGGAAGGACGGCGGCTGCCGTGGCCACGGTGGGTCTCATGGGTCTCGGTGCGGCGGCGTGCGGGAACTCCGACGACGCCGAACAGGCCGAAACCGCGCCGACCGCGTCCGTCACCGACCCCGGCCCGCTGTTCGACGAGTGCGGCGCGATGTCCGACGACGAGGTGGCGGCGGCCTTCGGTCTCGGAACGTTCACGACGGTGACGCGCAACTCGGTGGGTTGCGAGTGGGAGATCTACGTCGGCGGTCCCAGCGTGAGCTTCTCCTGGTACCGGGGAAGTCCCATCGGCCGCGAACGGGCAGGCTCCGATCTCATCGGCCGGCCCGCCGCCGACGTCGAGATCGGGGGACGGTCCGGCTTCATGGGGTCCTACCAGAACGAACTGGGGCAGACGACGCTGTGCGAGATCGGTGTGGACTTCGGCGGCGACTTCGTCCACTGGTCGGTCTCGTACTCGAACCTCACGCCCGTCGCCGACGCCTGCATGGTCGCTCGCGGCCTGGCCGCCACGAGTGTGGAAAGGGTGCAGAAGTGA
- a CDS encoding TetR/AcrR family transcriptional regulator yields the protein MAREPKQDRSRATRRRLLEATIDCLAESGWAATTVSVVAERAGVSRGATQHHFPTREDLITASLEFMFDSRIERVRTEPFDVPEGVGRTEAVVERIVDQCTGNMFKAALQVWTAAAADPALREMLLPLEEKFGRVSHAVAVEQLGADDTDPVVHRTVQATLDLARGLGLADVLTDDSARRREIVRHWAAQLDEVLRESSSRRTQAGPAR from the coding sequence ATGGCGCGAGAACCGAAGCAGGATCGCAGCCGCGCCACGCGGCGGCGACTGCTCGAGGCGACGATCGACTGCCTCGCCGAATCCGGTTGGGCCGCAACCACGGTGAGTGTGGTCGCCGAACGGGCGGGAGTGTCGCGCGGGGCCACCCAGCATCACTTCCCGACCCGGGAGGATCTCATCACCGCATCGCTCGAGTTCATGTTCGACAGTCGCATCGAACGGGTCCGCACCGAGCCGTTCGACGTGCCCGAGGGCGTCGGCCGCACGGAGGCGGTGGTCGAGCGCATCGTCGACCAGTGCACCGGCAACATGTTCAAGGCCGCCCTGCAGGTGTGGACGGCCGCGGCGGCCGATCCGGCTCTGCGCGAGATGCTCCTGCCGCTCGAGGAGAAGTTCGGGCGCGTCTCGCACGCGGTGGCCGTCGAGCAGCTCGGCGCCGACGACACCGACCCGGTCGTGCACCGAACCGTGCAGGCGACCCTGGATCTCGCGCGCGGCCTCGGTCTGGCCGATGTGCTGACCGACGACTCGGCGCGCCGACGGGAGATCGTCCGGCACTGGGCCGCGCAGCTCGACGAGGTGCTCCGGGAGTCCTCGAGTCGTCGCACGCAGGCGGGCCCGGCTCGGTAG
- a CDS encoding TetR/AcrR family transcriptional regulator, translating to MSSPRGDRTAGKAPRKRPVQQRSHDTRKLLLTSAHELLERSPTARISTTALAEHAHVSIGTVYRYFPDVDAVLDELRMTAVHAITTSLSTAIGRAMDQEPAEAMVTVVESLTAAFEKHAAVLRVSYTSEEIEFGLAWAEVEGPLRPLGRIIPARLRPDLDDAALDDLVFIVMGATASLCSRIALLRPRRSDRTRMVAMTARMLLAAIESA from the coding sequence ATGAGCTCCCCGCGCGGTGACAGAACCGCAGGAAAAGCACCCCGGAAGCGACCTGTACAGCAGCGGAGTCACGACACCCGCAAGTTGCTCCTCACCTCTGCGCACGAGTTGCTCGAGCGCAGCCCCACCGCGCGGATCAGCACCACGGCACTCGCCGAGCACGCCCACGTGAGCATCGGGACGGTCTACCGGTACTTCCCCGACGTCGACGCCGTGCTCGACGAACTCCGCATGACCGCCGTCCACGCGATCACCACCTCGCTGTCCACCGCCATCGGACGGGCGATGGACCAGGAGCCGGCGGAGGCCATGGTGACGGTCGTGGAGAGTCTCACCGCCGCGTTCGAGAAACACGCCGCGGTGCTCCGGGTGTCGTACACCTCGGAGGAGATCGAGTTCGGGCTCGCGTGGGCCGAGGTCGAAGGTCCGCTGCGGCCGCTGGGACGCATCATCCCGGCCCGGCTGCGACCCGATCTCGACGACGCAGCACTCGACGATCTCGTCTTCATCGTGATGGGAGCGACGGCGAGCCTGTGCTCGCGGATCGCCCTCCTACGTCCCCGGAGATCCGATCGGACGCGGATGGTTGCGATGACGGCGCGGATGCTCCTCGCCGCGATCGAGAGCGCCTGA
- the rpsL gene encoding 30S ribosomal protein S12 has protein sequence MPTINQLVRKGRRDKAAKVKSAALKGSPQRRGVCTRVYTTTPKKPNSALRKVARVRLTSQVEVTAYIPGEGHNLQEHSMVLVRGGRVKDLPGVRYKIIRGSLDTQGVKNRKQARSRYGAKKEKG, from the coding sequence ATGCCAACCATCAATCAGCTGGTCCGCAAGGGCCGCCGCGACAAGGCCGCCAAGGTCAAGAGCGCGGCGCTCAAGGGCAGCCCCCAGCGTCGCGGCGTGTGCACTCGCGTGTACACCACCACCCCGAAGAAGCCGAACTCGGCTCTCCGGAAGGTCGCCCGTGTGCGTCTGACCTCCCAGGTCGAGGTCACCGCCTACATCCCGGGTGAGGGCCACAACCTCCAGGAGCACTCGATGGTGCTCGTGCGTGGCGGTCGTGTGAAGGACCTCCCGGGTGTGCGCTACAAGATCATCCGCGGCTCGCTCGACACCCAGGGTGTCAAGAACCGCAAGCAGGCCCGCAGCCGCTACGGAGCGAAGAAGGAGAAGGGCTGA
- a CDS encoding TetR/AcrR family transcriptional regulator translates to MATIVRREDYFDAALAILATNDHAGLKQARLCSHLEVTTGSFYNYFESWAQFKTEFLQHWLESQTLQLAAAARLEGSMTRRLRLLVEFACSLPHSAESAIRGWSHSDSGVHEVQSKVDELRYAVVAEAVAQYIGSREQAERFARLALYALVGYQQTVPLQDVNSLRWSLAYLLGTLLPEEEAAGLFPSDSFPPNAGTSGSEVSNPETSNPEAST, encoded by the coding sequence GTGGCGACCATCGTCAGGCGCGAGGACTACTTCGACGCCGCGCTGGCCATCCTGGCCACCAACGACCATGCCGGACTCAAGCAGGCACGGTTGTGCAGTCACCTCGAGGTGACGACCGGCTCGTTCTACAACTATTTCGAGAGCTGGGCGCAGTTCAAGACCGAATTCCTCCAGCACTGGCTCGAGAGCCAGACGCTCCAGCTCGCCGCCGCGGCGCGCCTCGAGGGTTCGATGACCCGGCGACTCCGGTTGCTCGTCGAATTCGCGTGCAGCCTTCCCCACTCCGCCGAATCCGCCATCCGCGGTTGGTCGCACAGCGACTCCGGGGTCCACGAGGTGCAGAGCAAGGTCGACGAGCTGCGCTACGCGGTGGTGGCCGAAGCGGTGGCCCAGTACATCGGTTCGAGGGAACAGGCCGAGCGGTTCGCTCGGTTGGCCCTGTACGCGCTCGTGGGCTACCAGCAGACCGTGCCGCTGCAGGACGTGAACTCGTTGCGGTGGTCCCTCGCATATCTGCTGGGCACGCTGCTCCCGGAGGAGGAGGCGGCCGGCCTCTTCCCGTCGGATTCCTTCCCGCCAAACGCCGGAACCTCCGGGTCCGAGGTGTCGAACCCCGAAACCTCGAACCCGGAAGCGTCCACCTAG
- a CDS encoding oxygenase MpaB family protein produces MERRIPRDLVNADLAVRRYADLGERWLDGMWQADPLADAVVNDDFGPTSATDAVRVALADGVDAVPDAPDSLRELFAFLDDEPAWVDHDRIDNAADALVRHTPILGMVLGAASLLRGAGNFIAGKPLALTGRYVSRPAVRSVEVGEWLRHVLTRGGMRRDGGGFAFTVRVRLIHAHVRKGILASGVWDEDAWGVPIPQSYMALTMAEFGHIAVEAMQVLGVRFTDRELDDIYHLWRYVGHVIGMGEELGLRTERDHIAVEDLYRLTSPGPSDEDREFVTALTEQYLVPELANLLPGPAPIRTAVARTVMHSLQRVFIGDADADALHIPDSPLKHVLGRVGPLLALVDRVQELRYPDLERTTQRAYKVRDVAMDRMRVDYRVEHDLVDAARS; encoded by the coding sequence ATGGAGCGACGTATCCCACGTGATCTCGTCAACGCCGACCTTGCGGTGCGCCGATACGCAGATCTCGGCGAGCGCTGGCTCGACGGCATGTGGCAGGCCGACCCGTTGGCCGACGCCGTGGTGAACGACGACTTCGGTCCGACCTCCGCGACCGACGCCGTGCGCGTCGCACTCGCCGACGGTGTCGACGCGGTCCCCGACGCACCCGACTCCCTGCGAGAGCTGTTCGCCTTCCTCGACGACGAACCCGCCTGGGTCGACCACGACCGCATCGACAACGCCGCCGACGCGCTCGTGCGGCACACGCCGATCCTCGGCATGGTGCTCGGTGCCGCCTCGCTGCTGCGCGGTGCCGGGAACTTCATCGCCGGAAAGCCTCTCGCACTGACGGGCCGCTACGTGAGTCGGCCGGCCGTGCGGTCGGTCGAGGTCGGGGAGTGGTTACGGCACGTCCTCACTCGCGGCGGAATGCGCCGCGACGGAGGCGGATTCGCGTTCACGGTGCGGGTGCGCCTGATCCACGCCCACGTGCGCAAGGGCATCCTCGCGAGCGGGGTGTGGGACGAGGACGCCTGGGGAGTGCCGATCCCGCAGTCGTACATGGCGCTGACGATGGCCGAGTTCGGGCACATCGCGGTCGAGGCGATGCAGGTCCTCGGGGTGCGCTTCACCGATCGCGAACTCGACGACATCTACCACCTGTGGCGATATGTCGGGCACGTGATCGGGATGGGCGAGGAACTGGGCCTGCGTACCGAACGCGACCACATCGCGGTCGAGGACCTCTACCGGCTCACCTCGCCGGGCCCCAGCGACGAGGACCGGGAATTCGTCACCGCACTGACCGAGCAGTATCTCGTCCCGGAGCTGGCGAACCTGCTGCCGGGCCCCGCACCGATCCGGACGGCGGTCGCCCGCACGGTGATGCACTCGCTGCAGCGGGTGTTCATCGGCGACGCCGACGCCGACGCCCTGCACATCCCCGACAGTCCGCTCAAGCACGTCCTCGGACGCGTCGGGCCGCTGCTCGCGCTCGTCGACCGCGTCCAGGAACTCCGCTACCCGGACCTCGAACGCACCACGCAGCGGGCGTACAAGGTGCGCGACGTCGCGATGGACCGGATGCGCGTGGACTACCGCGTCGAGCACGACCTCGTGGACGCGGC
- a CDS encoding DUF3558 domain-containing protein, with amino-acid sequence MNARRWGAALATVLTTGALLTGCTRTIEGRAVPEGIGSGTGAEFTRLLTECDAVADEKIAEAVGADYVYRGFFGAICRWDGEGPAGVVKVTFNWFETGSLDHERAAAEGLGYEIENTTIEGRRALQMRRPGDPRSCGVSSGASTTGIFGWWVQYTSGGTDPCEAAATLARLTLNLSS; translated from the coding sequence GTGAACGCCCGCCGCTGGGGTGCCGCGCTCGCGACCGTCCTCACGACTGGCGCTCTGCTCACCGGGTGCACCCGCACCATCGAGGGGCGTGCCGTTCCCGAGGGGATCGGTAGCGGCACGGGTGCCGAGTTCACCCGGCTGCTCACCGAGTGCGACGCGGTCGCCGACGAGAAGATCGCCGAGGCGGTGGGCGCGGACTACGTCTACCGTGGATTCTTCGGTGCGATCTGCCGCTGGGACGGCGAGGGACCCGCCGGAGTAGTGAAGGTCACCTTCAACTGGTTCGAGACCGGTTCCCTCGACCACGAACGCGCCGCCGCCGAAGGGCTCGGCTACGAGATCGAGAACACGACCATCGAAGGCCGGCGGGCACTGCAGATGCGCCGACCGGGCGATCCGCGTTCGTGCGGGGTCAGTTCCGGGGCGTCGACGACCGGGATCTTCGGCTGGTGGGTGCAGTACACCTCCGGGGGAACGGACCCGTGTGAAGCTGCTGCTACGTTGGCCCGGCTCACACTGAACCTCAGCAGTTGA
- the rpsG gene encoding 30S ribosomal protein S7 has translation MPRKGPAPKRPLIADPVYGSPLVTQLVNKILLDGKKSTAERIVYQALEQAREKTGTDPVVTLKRALDNVKPALEVRSRRVGGATYQVPVEVRPGRSTTLALRWLVTFARQRREKTMVERLANELLDASNGLGASVKRREDTHKMAEANKAFAHYRW, from the coding sequence ATGCCACGTAAAGGTCCCGCTCCCAAGCGCCCCCTGATCGCCGATCCGGTCTACGGTTCGCCGCTGGTCACCCAGCTGGTCAACAAGATCCTGCTGGACGGCAAGAAGTCCACCGCCGAGCGCATCGTCTACCAGGCGCTCGAGCAGGCTCGCGAGAAGACCGGCACCGATCCGGTCGTCACCCTCAAGCGCGCGCTCGACAACGTCAAGCCCGCCCTCGAGGTCCGCAGCCGTCGCGTCGGTGGTGCCACCTACCAGGTGCCGGTCGAGGTTCGCCCCGGTCGTTCCACCACCCTCGCCCTGCGCTGGCTGGTGACGTTCGCGCGTCAGCGTCGCGAGAAGACCATGGTCGAGCGGCTCGCCAACGAGCTCCTCGACGCGAGCAACGGCCTCGGCGCATCCGTGAAGCGCCGCGAGGACACGCACAAGATGGCTGAAGCCAACAAGGCGTTCGCGCACTACCGCTGGTGA
- a CDS encoding serine hydrolase domain-containing protein, translating to MRRLPIVSSAVILTVVAACGNDTAEESLPAATSEATATDSTATGEAPADEFQDVLDRMREEVGFPGVVARVVTPDYEWTGASGTIGADRSEEPGPDDHTRIGSITKTMTVTALLQLAEDDELSLEDPIGRYVPGLPNGDTATLGQLASMVSGIPSYTFDEEFQQRLFADPEAPWTPDQLLDFVRGDAPNFAPGERFEYSNTNFIALGLVVEQVSGQSLHEYFRANVFEPLGMAETVMPTDAAIASPHLYGITEQGQPDGQTADATDWNPSWGWSAGAVISTVDDLELWGTALGTGEGILSPEMQQLRLDSFLFDIPGATDTRAYGLGLGIENGWLGHTGELPGFNTYVGYLPERRAVVVAAVNSDIATADGEEPVTPVANQLKEIVG from the coding sequence GTGCGCCGACTACCGATCGTGTCGTCCGCCGTGATCCTCACCGTCGTGGCCGCCTGCGGCAACGACACCGCCGAAGAATCACTGCCGGCCGCAACATCCGAGGCGACGGCTACGGATTCGACCGCCACCGGCGAGGCGCCCGCCGACGAGTTCCAGGACGTGCTCGACCGCATGCGCGAGGAGGTCGGTTTCCCCGGAGTCGTTGCGCGTGTGGTCACCCCGGACTACGAATGGACCGGTGCGTCCGGCACGATCGGTGCGGATCGATCGGAGGAGCCCGGCCCCGACGATCACACCCGTATCGGCAGCATCACGAAGACGATGACGGTCACCGCTCTGCTGCAACTGGCGGAGGACGACGAATTGTCGCTCGAGGATCCGATCGGCCGCTATGTGCCGGGTCTGCCGAACGGGGACACCGCCACTCTGGGGCAGCTGGCCTCGATGGTGAGCGGTATCCCCAGCTACACCTTCGACGAGGAATTCCAGCAGCGGCTCTTCGCCGATCCGGAGGCCCCGTGGACCCCTGACCAGCTCCTCGACTTCGTGCGCGGTGACGCACCGAACTTCGCTCCCGGCGAGCGGTTCGAGTACTCGAACACCAACTTCATCGCGCTCGGGCTGGTCGTCGAGCAGGTTTCCGGGCAGAGCCTGCACGAGTACTTCCGGGCGAACGTCTTCGAGCCCCTGGGCATGGCCGAGACCGTCATGCCCACCGACGCGGCGATCGCGTCACCGCACCTGTACGGGATCACCGAGCAGGGGCAACCGGACGGGCAGACGGCCGATGCGACCGACTGGAACCCGTCGTGGGGATGGTCGGCCGGCGCGGTGATCTCCACGGTCGACGATCTCGAGTTGTGGGGCACGGCCCTCGGGACGGGCGAGGGCATCCTCTCCCCCGAGATGCAGCAGCTCCGTCTCGATTCGTTCCTGTTCGACATCCCCGGTGCGACCGACACCCGCGCCTACGGCCTCGGGCTCGGTATCGAGAACGGCTGGCTCGGCCACACGGGCGAGCTCCCCGGGTTCAACACCTATGTGGGGTACCTGCCCGAACGCCGGGCCGTGGTGGTCGCTGCCGTGAACAGCGACATCGCGACGGCCGACGGGGAGGAACCGGTGACCCCCGTGGCGAACCAGCTGAAGGAGATCGTCGGCTGA
- the tuf gene encoding elongation factor Tu encodes MAKAKFERTKPHVNIGTIGHVDHGKTTTTAAITKVLADKFPDLNESFAFDQIDKAPEEKARGITINISHVEYQTDKRHYAHVDAPGHADYIKNMITGAAQMDGAILVVAATDGPMPQTREHVLLARQVGVPYILVALNKADMVDDEEILELVEMEVRELLASQEFDENAPVVPISALKALEGDEKWVQSIVDLMQAVDDSIPDPVRETDKPFLMPVEDVFTITGRGTVVTGRIERGVINVNEEVEIVGIRPESTKTTVTGIEMFRKLLDQGQAGDNVGLLVRGIKREDVERGQVVVKPGTTTPHTEFEGQAYILNKEEGGRHTPFFNNYRPQFYFRTTDVTGVVTLPEGTEMVMPGDNTEMSVKLIQPVAMDEGLRFAIREGGRTVGAGRVTKIIK; translated from the coding sequence GTGGCGAAGGCGAAGTTCGAGCGGACCAAGCCGCACGTGAACATCGGCACCATCGGTCACGTCGACCACGGCAAGACCACCACCACGGCTGCGATCACCAAGGTGCTTGCCGACAAGTTCCCCGACCTGAACGAGAGCTTCGCTTTCGATCAGATCGACAAGGCACCTGAGGAGAAGGCTCGTGGTATCACGATCAACATCTCCCACGTCGAGTACCAGACCGACAAGCGCCACTACGCGCACGTCGACGCCCCGGGTCACGCGGACTACATCAAGAACATGATCACCGGTGCCGCCCAGATGGACGGCGCGATCCTGGTCGTGGCCGCCACCGACGGCCCGATGCCGCAGACGCGTGAGCACGTGCTGCTCGCCCGCCAGGTCGGCGTTCCCTACATCCTCGTCGCCCTGAACAAGGCCGACATGGTCGACGACGAGGAAATCCTCGAGCTCGTCGAGATGGAGGTGCGCGAGCTCCTCGCTTCGCAGGAGTTCGACGAGAACGCTCCGGTCGTCCCGATCTCCGCTCTCAAGGCTCTCGAGGGTGACGAGAAGTGGGTCCAGTCGATCGTCGACCTCATGCAGGCCGTCGACGACTCCATCCCGGACCCGGTCCGTGAGACCGACAAGCCGTTCCTCATGCCCGTCGAGGACGTCTTCACCATCACGGGTCGTGGCACCGTCGTCACCGGCCGTATCGAGCGTGGCGTGATCAACGTCAACGAAGAGGTCGAGATCGTCGGCATCCGCCCCGAGTCGACCAAGACCACGGTCACCGGCATCGAGATGTTCCGCAAGCTGCTCGACCAGGGCCAGGCCGGTGACAACGTCGGTCTCCTCGTCCGCGGCATCAAGCGCGAGGACGTCGAGCGCGGCCAGGTCGTCGTCAAGCCGGGCACCACGACTCCCCACACGGAGTTCGAGGGCCAGGCCTACATCCTCAACAAGGAGGAGGGCGGCCGCCACACGCCGTTCTTCAACAACTACCGTCCGCAGTTCTACTTCCGTACCACGGACGTGACGGGCGTTGTTACCCTCCCCGAGGGCACCGAGATGGTCATGCCCGGTGACAACACCGAGATGTCCGTCAAGCTGATCCAGCCGGTCGCCATGGACGAGGGCCTCCGCTTCGCGATCCGCGAGGGTGGCCGCACCGTCGGCGCCGGTCGCGTCACGAAGATCATCAAGTGA